In Bacillus sp. Cs-700, one genomic interval encodes:
- a CDS encoding protein phosphatase 2C domain-containing protein — protein sequence MMDRNRAGVIIIQNDQIALIERNRNDETYYVIPGGGMEESEKPQHAAKREALEELGVDVRVEALYTSFQFNGEHFYYTAEIISGEFGNGTGSEYRSSSHKRGTYKAVWVPVSELNGLRIYPEEVIEMVLDDQDKLAEEKSLSWVGSMYPYLDEPTCTQVGNVTIGRFGGNSSVGQTKNEDGCLVWTGVDWEFAVLLDAHKTASSAALILDEVERYHSMFTNILKKKTQEAVSELREAVVGLFQNATFKQKCREVEGETACLIVVRKDKYLWWFSVGDCLLLLNHPELETLGESVQNHRSFYEWIGEVNTFDTIVPCYSTGTKELRKGDNLIFLTTDGLLECPQTNFHFPDQIVARMKGKSVKEDVQQLLKEVEGKGVRDSTTIVAWKINIVEDGVMPSDL from the coding sequence ATGATGGACCGAAACAGAGCGGGCGTGATCATTATTCAAAATGATCAAATCGCTTTAATAGAGCGAAATCGAAATGATGAAACGTATTATGTTATTCCCGGTGGTGGAATGGAAGAAAGTGAAAAACCCCAACACGCTGCCAAAAGAGAAGCCCTTGAAGAACTAGGAGTAGACGTACGTGTAGAAGCGTTATATACTTCTTTTCAATTTAATGGAGAACATTTTTACTACACGGCAGAAATCATCAGTGGTGAATTTGGAAACGGAACCGGTAGCGAGTATCGGTCTTCTTCTCATAAACGAGGCACGTATAAAGCGGTTTGGGTACCAGTTTCTGAACTAAACGGATTACGTATCTACCCTGAGGAAGTGATCGAAATGGTTTTAGACGATCAGGATAAACTTGCTGAAGAGAAGAGCCTAAGCTGGGTAGGGAGCATGTATCCTTATTTGGATGAACCAACTTGTACTCAGGTAGGTAACGTCACGATCGGACGTTTCGGAGGAAACTCTTCCGTAGGACAGACTAAGAATGAGGACGGCTGTCTCGTCTGGACTGGAGTAGATTGGGAATTTGCAGTCCTATTAGATGCCCATAAAACGGCGAGTAGTGCAGCGCTTATTTTAGATGAAGTTGAGCGATATCACTCGATGTTTACGAACATTCTTAAAAAAAAGACGCAAGAAGCAGTGAGTGAATTGCGCGAAGCTGTAGTTGGCCTTTTTCAAAACGCAACATTTAAACAAAAGTGCCGGGAAGTAGAAGGGGAAACGGCCTGTTTAATTGTCGTTCGAAAAGATAAGTATCTATGGTGGTTCTCTGTTGGTGATTGTTTATTGCTTTTGAATCATCCGGAGCTAGAAACGCTTGGAGAGTCGGTGCAAAATCATCGAAGTTTCTACGAGTGGATCGGGGAAGTGAACACATTTGATACGATTGTCCCATGCTACAGCACAGGCACCAAAGAATTAAGAAAAGGTGATAACCTCATCTTCTTAACGACGGATGGATTACTTGAGTGTCCTCAGACTAATTTTCATTTCCCAGATCAAATCGTGGCACGAATGAAAGGGAAGTCTGTTAAAGAAGATGTCCAACAGTTATTGAAAGAAGTAGAGGGCAAGGGTGTAAGAGATAGCACAACCATAGTGGCATGGAAGATTAACATAGTAGAAGATGGCGTAATGCCGAGTGACTTATAA
- a CDS encoding PadR family transcriptional regulator produces the protein MDNKILRKLFLGFIQIHILHHAKEEAIYGSWMLEELREHGYEMSSGTLYPILHNMENDGLLSKEENNVNGKIRKYYRTTEKGDRILLEAQSKAYELFKEIKD, from the coding sequence TAAAATACTAAGGAAACTTTTTCTAGGCTTTATTCAAATTCATATTCTTCACCATGCTAAAGAAGAAGCGATCTACGGCTCATGGATGCTAGAAGAACTTCGTGAACACGGATATGAAATGAGCTCAGGTACCTTATATCCCATCCTTCACAATATGGAGAATGATGGTTTACTTTCAAAAGAAGAAAACAACGTAAATGGAAAGATACGAAAATATTACCGTACCACAGAAAAAGGCGATCGAATATTGTTAGAAGCTCAATCTAAAGCGTACGAACTATTTAAAGAAATCAAAGACTAA
- the chrA gene encoding chromate efflux transporter, whose protein sequence is MPGKHSFKTFIEILLVSTRLGLTSFGGPVAHLAYFKDEYVDRRKWLDDKMYADIIALCQFLPGPASSQVGIAIGMMRGGMFGGFLSWFGFTVPSIIILVIFALLYQTFSLGDGTFIHSLKIVAAAVVLHAIIGLGKKLTPDRTRIAIALVAALIMLLFPSAWMQLLVIGGAGLLGLRFFNDKTETTVKPFPVSISKKVGVSSLALLGTLLIVLPILNRLTDHAVINLFDTFFRVGALVFGGGHVVLPMIEREIVPQGLLSSDQFLAGYGMAQAVPGPLFTFASYLGTMLGGITGAIVVTIAIFLPSFLLITAALPFLNELRKQASFQKVLIGVNASVVGILLAAFYDPVIKSAINSGEDFALAAILFALLSIWKFPAWMIVGIGIIGGYLIQIISSF, encoded by the coding sequence ATGCCTGGTAAACACTCTTTCAAAACCTTTATTGAAATTCTTCTCGTATCAACTCGACTTGGTTTAACCTCATTTGGAGGTCCTGTTGCGCATCTTGCTTATTTTAAGGATGAATATGTTGATCGAAGGAAATGGCTTGATGACAAAATGTATGCTGACATCATTGCACTATGTCAATTTTTGCCCGGACCTGCTAGCAGTCAAGTTGGAATAGCAATAGGTATGATGCGGGGTGGGATGTTTGGTGGCTTTCTATCATGGTTTGGCTTCACAGTACCTTCTATCATCATTCTTGTCATCTTTGCCCTGCTTTATCAAACCTTTTCGCTTGGTGATGGGACATTCATTCATAGCTTAAAAATTGTTGCGGCAGCAGTCGTGCTTCATGCCATTATTGGATTAGGTAAGAAATTAACACCAGATCGAACAAGGATTGCAATCGCCTTAGTCGCAGCCCTCATTATGCTACTCTTTCCGTCTGCATGGATGCAGCTTCTTGTTATCGGAGGAGCTGGACTACTAGGATTACGTTTTTTTAACGACAAAACAGAAACAACCGTAAAACCCTTTCCCGTTTCTATATCAAAAAAAGTTGGTGTTAGCTCGCTAGCCCTGTTAGGTACGCTCTTAATCGTTCTACCAATTCTTAACCGTTTAACAGATCATGCGGTTATCAATTTATTTGACACGTTCTTTCGAGTAGGTGCGCTTGTATTCGGAGGAGGACATGTCGTCCTTCCGATGATTGAACGAGAAATCGTTCCCCAGGGTCTTCTCTCAAGCGATCAATTTCTTGCAGGTTATGGAATGGCCCAAGCAGTTCCAGGTCCACTGTTTACGTTCGCAAGCTATCTCGGTACGATGCTAGGAGGCATTACGGGAGCAATTGTCGTCACCATAGCGATATTCTTACCGTCCTTTCTACTGATTACAGCTGCCCTTCCATTTCTAAATGAATTACGTAAGCAGGCTTCATTTCAAAAAGTTTTAATTGGCGTGAACGCTAGTGTGGTAGGTATTTTATTAGCGGCCTTTTATGACCCTGTTATTAAAAGCGCAATTAATTCAGGAGAAGATTTTGCCCTTGCCGCGATTTTATTCGCTCTCCTCTCAATATGGAAGTTCCCAGCCTGGATGATCGTTGGTATAGGCATCATCGGCGGGTATCTCATTCAAATCATCAGTTCATTCTAA